A genomic segment from Enoplosus armatus isolate fEnoArm2 chromosome 12, fEnoArm2.hap1, whole genome shotgun sequence encodes:
- the ftr14l gene encoding tripartite motif-containing protein 16 — protein MSHPSTLDLDRYSSLEKSRRSTSHSQSRAQAKYGEVLCDFCTTRKQKAEKSCLVCLASYCETHLQSHYNYPAMMKHKLVKATGQMREKICAQHDKLLEAFCRTDQTSVCVLCMMDEHKHHDIVPAGTERTEKQKQLGITLHKSQQRIDQRVKKWQDLRQAVESVKHSAQTVLEENERIFSELLLSIERKYNEVKEMVRSHEKTTVTRAEVLLDRLEEEITLLRKRHTDLDKLSHTDDHIHFLQSWQSLSGPSGYEDLNNISVAPYYSFDATKRAIAALKLQIEEVSKTEMSKISGAVKEVYVTQEGETKTRRESILRDELRTREDPNTREEPKTREDFLKYACQLILEVNSVHRNLHLSEGNRTATMKSEPKNYPDHPERFDHWQQVLCRESVTGTRCYWEVDWRGTEVDMAVTYRGIRRKGNGNECSLGWNDKSWSLYCSDSKFSFVHNNKSKDIPGPISSRIGVYLDHAAGILAFYSVSDGMQLLHRVQTTFTEPLYPAFSVWGFGTSIRL, from the exons ATGTCCCACCCTAGCACTCTGGATTTAGACCGATACAGCAGCCTGGAGAAATCTCGGCGCTCTACCAGTCACAGCCAGTCCAGGGCCCAGGCCAAGTATGGGGAAGTCCTGTGTGACTTCTGCACAACAAGGAAGCAGAAGGCTGAGAAGTCCTGCTTGGTGTGCCTGGCTTCTTACTGTGAGACCCACCTACAGTCTCACTATAATTACCCTGCCATGATGAAGCACAAACTGGTCAAAGCTACGGGTCAAATGAGAGAGAAGATCTGTGCACAGCATGACAAGCTGCTGGAGGCTTTTTGTCGCACCGATcagacatcagtgtgtgttctgtgcatgatggatgaacacaaacaccatgACATCGTCCCTGCTGGAACTGAGAGGACTGAGAAACAA AAACAACTTGGTATCACGCTGCACAAATCTCAACAGAGGATTGACCAGAGGGTTAAAAAGTGGCAGGACCTCCGACAAGCTGTTGAATCAGTTAAA CACTCTGCTCAGACGGTCCTAGAGGAGAACGAGCGTATCTTCAGTGAGCTTCTGCTTTCCATAGAGAGGAAGTACAATGAAGTCAAGGAGATGGTCCgctcccatgaaaagaccaccGTGACACGGGCTGAGGTACTGCTAGACCGCTTGGAGGAAGAGATCACTCTGTTGAGGAAGAGACACACTGACCTGGATAAGctctcacacactgatgatCACATACACTTTCTACAG AGCTGGCAGTCTCTGTCAGGCCCCTCAGGATATGAAGACCTCAACAACATCAGTGTCGCTCCCTATTACTCTTTTGATGCTACCAAGAGAGCCATTGCTGCTCTGAAATTACAAATAGAAGAAGTCAGCAAGACAGAAATGAGCAAAATCTCAGGAGCAG TGAAGGAAGTCTACGTCACACAGGAaggtgagacaaagacaaggagAGAATCAATTTTGAGGGACGAACTGAGGACAAGAGAGGATCCAAACACAAGAGAGGAACCAAAGACAAGAGAAGATTTCCTGAAAT ATGCTTGCCAGTTGATTCTGGAAGTCAACAGTGTCCACCGAAACCTTCACCTCTCTGAGGGTAACCGAACAGCTACGATGAAGAGTGAGCCGAAGAACTACCCTGACCACCCAGAACGATTTGACCACTGGCAGCAG GTGTTGTGCAGGGAGAGCGTGACTGGGACTcgttgttactgggaggtggacTGGAGGGGAACGGAGGTAGACATGGCCGTTACCTACAGGGGAATCCGCCGTAAAGGAAACGGCAATGAATGCAGCCTGGGCTGGAACGACAAGTCCTGGAGTCTGTATTGCTCTGACTCCAAATTCTCCTTTGTGCACAATAATAAGAGCAAAGATATTCCAGGACCTATATCATCTCGTATTGGCGTGTACCTGGATCATGCAGCAGGAATACTTGCATTTTACAGTGTCTCGGATGGCATGCAGCTTCTGCACAGAGTCCAGACTACATTTACAGAGCCTCTCTACCCTGCATTCAGTGTGTGGGGCTTTGGTACTAGTATAAGGCTGTAG
- the LOC139294107 gene encoding LOW QUALITY PROTEIN: zinc finger protein 345 (The sequence of the model RefSeq protein was modified relative to this genomic sequence to represent the inferred CDS: deleted 2 bases in 1 codon): MSSGASYTHRPREEDTHSGLTSLTTACKALLNPEFEAYKRFSFFSLLQSKVKGQKGLLTEKSTGAALNKANYIPRFLLVSSPGRKTEVVGLECVLMAESETECDTPGLDTLGSECVIAHSHVDLHYGAETEIMTEEKRGLELEIHGSDLKIQGLGTELGAVACVDAIVAESDHDYIKVEHGEMHCFTGAEIKTTGSEALLGEVLLKTESEHVVKVESDHGGELTVESENGVIIHEAHGLQCNECGEIFGSIADLHQHFEIHKDLNPYICVHCGESFAVEASLKQHMKIHMKEKPYVPPGVEIMGKDVIDAFSLKSHQMIHLPDKPHRCSECGKSFAAAITLREHMKMHSEDKPYKCTQCRKSFVRRRHLKKHQEVHAREKPYTCGQCGKGFATTSNLKQHQKTHAAVVLGDKPHRCAQCGKCFAAAATLREHQRIHSGEKPYKCNMCRKSFVRKRHLKKHQQVHAGGKPYTCRHCNKGFNHSSSLSRHHKTHLQNPVFSPPQPGKTLSYGTPPKQRVHQQGDKPYMCHHCDKGFNHSSSLSRHQRVHSEGKSYTCAHCGKRFNHSSSLARHQRVHLENKQQQQQPQPPQPQPQQYSTIPTGKGFPNNAFPKQRILSVEKPYRCSQCGKGFNHSSSLSRHHRIHVDQ; encoded by the exons ATGAGCAGTGGCgccagctacacacacagaccgagagaggaagacacacacagcgGTTTGACGAGCCTCACAACAGCTTGCAAAGCCCTTCTCAACCCAGAGTTTGAAGCATATAAACgattctcttttttc tctcttctacaatcaaaagtaaaaggaCAGAAAG gTCTGCTTACTGAAAAGAGCACCGGCGCTGCACTGAACAAAGCAAACTATATCCCCCGATTCCTTCTTGTGTCATCGCCCGGCAGGAAAACGGAGGTCGTGGGGCTGGAGTGTGTTCTCATGGCGGAGTCAGAGACTGAATGTGACACACCCGGCCTTGACACACTTGGGTCGGAGTGTGTCATAGCCCACAGCCATGTCGACCTTCATTATGGAGCAGAAACTGAGATCATGACAGAAGAAAAGCGTGGATTAGAGCTGGAGATCCACGGCTCAGACTTGAAGATCCAGGGACTGGGTACAGAGCTCGGAGCTGTAGCTTGTGTGGATGCAATTGTAGCAGAGTCAGACCATGATTACATTAAGGTGGAACATGGTGAGATGCACTGTTTCACTGGGGCAGAAATCAAGACGACAGGAAGTGAGGCTCTGCTGGGAGAGGTGCTGCTTAAGACAGAAAGTGAGCATGTGGTGAAAGTAGAGTCCGACCATGGTGGGGAGTTAACAGTGGAGTCTGAGAATGGTGTAATCATACATGAAGCCCATGGCCTGCAGTGCAACGAGTGCGGGGAGATTTTTGGCAGCATAGCTGATCTTCACCAACACTTTGAGATCCATAAGGACCTCAACCCGTACATTTGTGTTCACTGTGGTGAGAGCTTTGCTGTGGAGGCCAGCCTCAAGCAGCACATGAAGATTCACATGAAAGAAAAGCCCTACGTCCCCCCTGGAGTTGAGATTATGGGCAAAGATGTTATTGATGCCTTCAGCCTCAAGTCTCATCAGATGATTCATTTGCCAGACAAGCCCCACAGATGCTCAGAGTGCGGTAAGAGCTTTGCCGCTGCCATCACCCTGAGAGAACACATGAAGATGCATTCAGAGGACAAGCCCTACAAGTGCACCCAGTGTAGGAAGAGCTTTGTCCGCAGGAGGCATCTGAAAAAGCACCAGGAGGTCCATGCACGCGAGAAGCCATATACCTGTGGCCAGTGTGGCAAAGGCTTTGCTACAACTTCCAACCTGAAGCAGCACCAGAAGACCCACGCTGCCGTCGTGCTCGGAGACAAACCCCACCGGTGCGCACAATGTGGAAAGTGTTTTGCAGCTGCTGCCACTCTGAGAGAGCACCAGAGGATCCACTCGGGTGAGAAGCCGTACAAATGCAACATGTGCAGGAAGAGTTTTGTCCGCAAACGCCATCTGAAAAAGCACCAGCAAGTCCATGCCGGAGGGAAGCCCTACACCTGCAGACATTGCAACAAGGGCTTCAATcactcctcttccctctctcgcCACCACAAGACCCACCTGCAGAATCCAGTGTTTTCACCACCTCAGCCTGGGAAAACCTTGTCCTATGGCACTCCCCCGAAGCAGAGGGTGCACCAGCAGGGAGACAAGCCCTACATGTGCCACCACTGTGATAAGGGCTTCAATCATTCCTCTTCCCTGTCCCGGCACCAAAGAGTCCACTCAGAGGGAAAGAGTTACACCTGCGCTCACTGTGGCAAAAGATTCAATCACTCCTCCTCCCTTGCTAGGCATCAGAGAGTTCACTTGGAgaataaacaacagcaacaacagccgCAGCCTCCACAGCCGCAGCCGCAGCAGTACAGCACCATTCCCACAGGGAAGGGATTCCCTAACAACGCCTTCCCAAAACAGCGCATCCTGTCTGTTGAAAAACCGTACAGGTGCTCCCAGTGTGGAAAAGGCTTTAACCATTCATCTTCCCTTTCCAGACATCATAGGATCCATGTAGATCAGTGA